tgcggttctattaggGACCTACaacggaatttgagcgagatgggtatTAGGATGTTGAATGAGtgattgcgcattggttatgttcttttcggctgtggtattgtgttattggTTCCTCCATGGACCAGCCTGGATGGGGTAACGCATTGCAGCGAGGTTATTTTAAGAAATGATCTTTAGTGTTAGATTCCTGTGTcatggttctatggtgtgtgatgggtccttagcatttcgttgtggcggcacttgttgagcttgcaggatggttctcttatttgagtaattttctatgtttgagtacacttgaattgttgcgtattggtgtaCGGATTTCACGGTTTGTGGCCCCGGGTAGTGTTGGTGTGGCATGTCATTACGgtagcttgtatttgataagatgaggtcgTTGGGCCTAGAATGTTTGTTATCTGATTTGGCTGCAGTATATTTGAAAAGATAATGTCGttgtcggcttagaaattggctatagttcttatcTAAGGAGAGGcaactccatgacttgttgatctgatgaatggttacgagtttctatgtgtttctttcatcatcgacaaTGTACGAAGCTTTAGAGTGAGGTTCtggttgatatgaggtttgttaccggtattgggttgttttgagcagctactgtgatcgaaAATTTTGCGATGAATATGCGAGTCGAGTGGtatgtcatgtgattacatcttgggttatggttaaggcttgatacatcttgttcagactcatacagtgtgtggAAGCGAGATTCTGTTCTTGTAGGAATTTTCAGGTGTTGGAAAATGGATTCTGTGGTTTACGGACTGagattgaagtaatgatcttcagttatgttgtgttgtcgggcctataagGAATAGTGGGACGTCGAATCACCcttgggtatgtgcatggtaaggtttcACGGTggttgatggctttggaacgactctcggcacgttcgaggacgaacatatgtttaagtgggggaagatgtaatgacccgactggtcgttttaagcatttgcacttcgctcggtagtttgagggcatgattagcttcgtatgatgtattatgacttgtgtgaatcgtcggttttggcttTCAGGTTATTTAGAagcgatttggaagaatgaattttataattgaagctttaagttagaagagttgaccaagtttgactttttagtatttgaccttggattggagttttgatggttctgttaggccccgatggtgattttggacgggCGTATGTACGGATTTgcaattggatatttctagaaggattcggcactaattggcaaaagttggaaatttgaagggttggaaagttcataagtttgaccggaagttgactttgaggatatcggattcgtATTGTAGTTTCGGgtattggaatagcttcgttatgttatttgggacttgtgtgcaaaatttgggttcattccgggttgcattgatatgtttcggcgcgagttttggaagttgagttCAAAGTTCAGTTAAGctcgaattgaggtgcgattcgtcgtttcgatgttgttatgtgtgattagaggcctcgagtaagttcatattatattatgggacttgttggtatattcagaaggggtcccgaggggcttgggtgagtttcagatatgtttgggttgtgttgcgcttgttttttttatatgtttcgatattgttttcttcaagcataaatgataccacattaagcaaatgagctctaaTTTGTTTTTTGATTGCACCATTAGAtctgtatcataattttggaactaTAGCAACTAGAATCATCAAGgttcgacatcgtatgaggaatttatggtcattttactaagaattgggttggcagattttttcagattaattacgatattgccactgaattcgtatttaaaaatctgtacTATTTACAAATAtcgaaaccaacatatctcctttattataaggccaaatggagtgattcaaaagcctaacttgactggaatttcACAAAGAATCCAATAGAAGCATCAAAAGTAAGTTTTGAGATCGTTTGTTTTGAGAAACGAGCGGAAGCATATAAATCaattcatttggtcatattttgagttggggagcttggATTTAGACGATTGTTGAAGTGATTTTTACCAcattgattggggtaagtattctctacacattttgattatatttcatgaatctatctttgtttttagcaattggttgatgatttcaaaagtgaaatttggagttttttgtctaaaatttcataaagtgaaattttgagttttgatcatcgatttggagtcggatttgagtgaaactagtatggttggactcgtaattgaatgtgttgtctgattttataagtttcatcgagttccgaggcgtgggcccgggttggaatgtttggttgattttgggcttttgaataaagattcgacctttatcaattggaattgtttttctttaggctttatttgatgtatttgagttgccttTGGCTAGTATCGAGCCATTTGGAGGTTGGTACGTGCgggatggtatttttggagcatcgtttggcttgctcggtgttggatttggcttgttcgaggtaagtaaaacttctaaaattggtgctaagggtatgaaccccaaatatacgtgatatgtgtttggtgttgagatgacgcacatgctaggtgacggtcgtGTGGGCGTGCTccatgtgaattgtgactcggttattttTTTGGTACgttgtagttacctaatcttatttgtatccatgaaatctctacatgctagagtaattgagctgtgttccatgttagaaaccttatctaggctatatgcttatcatgttgggacccactgtgctcatttctgttgttgagctATCTGTTTATATTGAAATTACATACTCCGTCATACGCATTAATCTACATATCATATTTTAGTCCCTGTtaccattcattgatacatcacatcattatttttggattgatctttcatgacattgtgagcctgagagactggagagattgatgactgagtgagaccgagggcctgattgtgaggatattaatgggatcgggctgcacgccacaacaattattattgattcatgccacgattggcttattatagcgcttggttgaaggagctcctccggagtctgtatacacccccagtgagcgcaggtacctaatgAGTGCAAGTGTCGTGCGATTGGGAGcattgagtgactatgaggactgagtggctgtgaggactgagtgaatgtaaggattgagtgattgggagaacTGAGTTCATTGATACACCGAgattatgcatatgattttatcattgcATTGTATTAAAGTTAGCATgcatacattgacatgtaggcatagagatgtacttttcacATGCCACTTGATAATGGAACATCTTACTTGTTGTTGgatgtttttgggaaaaatcaaagttttcaaacttactcatatttttttgGTGATTACGGTAAAAgaattgggttttcactgatatacttgaaaagcatgcctatttttccggaACTATGAACAAGTTGCGCATCTTATATCTAAGTATATTTCTTGcaccattattattattttgttttgaactgttgttggctactGGTGTTGGGCTCCAACCTCTGTTCCagctcgccactactttcaacctaaggttaggtttgttacttattgattacatggggtcggttgtactcatactacacttatgcaccttgcatgcagatttggctgctgatgttgcggTGCATGACgagagctagcattgaagacgttcggtcatagctacctcttgttcatggtagctctagacttatgagaaatctgtttatgtattattgacagataatgtatttatttttacactagctttgtaaactctaaatcttagaagctcatgatttgtactaccagtccttgggaaatgtataagattcagatattttcttttctttatttgtcTCATTAGGTTTCATTGAAATTTGATAGTTgttaatcggcttacctagcgggttgggttagataCCATCACGAGTAGTTGGATTTGAGGTCATGACAGATTTACCATGTATCAATGGAGGCAAAGATTGGCACCTTAAATCAACATAACAAATCAcctagaatgcatgactcacacaagatgTCACAATAGTTCTAACACAAGGATATCAACAAATAACCAAATACAATCAAAATACAAGTTAACTGttttaagaaaatataataacCGTTTAATCAATGAACCgttccaacatagaatgtacaataagaatcacaaccgaggaaCACGCCTCAAAAtcacatttcacaagtcacaatcacaatcttccttatatcgccgcatcagccttgcatttattttaaaaaatatttttcctggaatagctacacgcgctttagcccccttacttcaccgtgtggcttcaagtaattccctcaCTAGCAACACGCGTTGTCATGAtccaattcccactataggccatgatggcggcCAACGTCGCCGCTAGCAAGCCAATGATGAACTATCcattaattgttcattttagtatttttaaagacattgatttttatttaataaagaacTAAGGGTAAATGACCGTAGTAATATAaagcataaaaataaacataagggtGAAGTAGTGAAATTAGTAGACAAAAATTATGAATATCTACTAGAaatccccaaaactcggtgtcacaagtgcacgagcatcttGTACATTATACAAACTATTGTCTGAAACAGAATAGagagaaataataaatacaacaagaggaggctctaggtgctgcagaacagaGCATGGGAAGCAACTCACCGCTAAGCCTCCGGGTATGCGGATGCACGCCTGAATGAACAACATATGTACTtgcctcagtacctgcacaacTTGTGCGGAAGTGTAGTGTgaatacgtaaacaacgtgtacctagtaagtatctagtctaacctcgaagaagaagtgacgaggggtcgacatcgacacttactaatggtCAATATACATAAagtgcaagaattataaataggcatgaaacacaacagtaataatggaataagagtaaataaataaatgatgCTTTATCCGAATATCAAGTTAAAAGTCCCCAAATATCACATGCTAATCTCAACAAGTAAGGGCCAACAAGTAATTACAATTCTTCAAGTCATGAAGGTTATATCGAGTATAATCAGATTCATAGCGACAACAAGCACGAGTTATACCGAGGTCGCATGGCCCAATCCATAACaatcgtgtacatacactaccgaggtcgtatggcctgatccatggatgcatcacattatatataaatattgctgaggcgttcggctCTATCCACAGGAATAGAGAAACTCTCTGGACTATGAAATATGTGTTTACAATCCCAAGGTAAGCCCATAAAGGGATATAAATTTTCCATCAATAATTAAACTTTCGGCCAAATCTCTATGTAATGAAGCTCGGCCTAACataatctttaatcaaattttatttattgatacacataattaaactaacaagttgagttcaaatagtgcaagtaTCGCATAATAAGTCATATGTCGACCCAGACATAACATGAATTTtatctacgtacggactctcattaTTTCGTGTGTACGTAGAacccacaattagtagcaaataataatttaaaacctATGATGTTAATTCCCTATTACAAGGTTAGGCATAAGACTTGCCTCATTTTCAAATCCACTTCCCGGTCCACAAATCACACTAAAAGCCTCAAGTCTGTGCCGagaaatccgaaactagccaaaggttctacaaactaatcaatatatgctcaaacttttataatttaactattagagtaattacccaacctaatTTGGAAGatccctaaaattcacccctagGCCCACGTGCCAGAATTTCGGAAATATTTGTATATAGATGTTATCCATAATCTCataaacacaaatatataatttctacttaattccataattatttttgtggtcTAATCCGATTTtcatcaaaacctagatttttcaaccaaaatcctaatattttcacaatttacatgttaaaatctacccataactTATGTATTAATCGCACATTATAtagaaatcacttcaaatatctaggtgaaaatccctctccaaGGACCTCTAGAATCGACAAAGAAATGTGACAAAAGAAGGAAATAAGCCAAATACCGAATTTCAAAAGACACACTGCCTAGTTAaccctccgcgatcgcgaaggcaaagctGCCATCGCCCAGGATTTTCTATTCGTGACCGTGTTGGAAGACTCAcaatcgcgaaggcttgcccagcctgaccttcacgaacgcggtcaaACCTTCATGAATGCGAAGGGTAATAGTGACTGACCCCTCCCAGGCCTCGTTCTTCTATGCAAACACGAGATTGCCTTCGCGATCGCCAAGACCTCGGGCAtcaaacctacgcgaacgcgactacTTGATCACGATTGCAAAGAACAAATCACTCCAcaacccaaatccttcatcgcgaacgtgacccCATCTCTGCgttatcgataacaccaaagtctagttcaaactaaatttaaagaactagaaaaccttTAATGTGCCAACATTCAagattaagcgccgaaacgctcccagaTCACCCGAAACCCGATGCGAACACACACCCAAATCCAAAATTGTAACGATCGGTCAGTTATTTTAAGTAttgtagccatgttcccccattcATTGCTTATACAATGATCATTTGtttttatgtgacttgccggggtagtcggtttaGTTTTGGGGATATTTCGAAATGCGTTAGGACACTTGATCCCAAGGTtgaaagcctaagttgaaagagttgaccggatgttgacttatgtgtgaatgactccggaatggagttttgataattccaatagctctgtatggcgattttggacttaggagtgtgttcggatattgatttggaggtccgtaaatgattttggcttgaatttgcgaaagttggaaaaataaaagtttggagagttgagaagtttgaccgagagttgactttgtagttACCGGGCTTGGATTTTTGTTCTGAAAGTTAGAataggtttgttgtgtcatttatgatttgcgtgcaaaatttgaggttaatcggagttggtttggtatgtttcagcGTGAATCGATGCAACTTTCATTAGGCGTGAATCGATgcacgattcatgattttagtgttgtttgatgtgatttaatgCTTCAAGcgagttcttatgatattttaggacttattggtatgtttggttgaggtcccgggggcctcgggtgtgattcggatcatgttcggcgcattttgaACTTGGAGGAACTGCTAATTTTGCTgttgctggtttccttatacgcgattgcGAGTGGAGgatcgcgattgcgaagagtGTTGCAGGAAGCTAGGGAATTTGTGCTATGCTTTCGCGCAAAGGTGTCTATGATCGCGAGGCTTGGGGAGACTAGAATTCACgcgatttgttcttcgcgatctcGTGAAGTGGTTCGCGATGGCGTAGGTTGAGGCGTCTGTGTATCGCGTTCACAACTGTTGGTTTGCATTTAAGAAGAGTAGTTAGAGGGAAGcttgatttttgttcttcgcgattgcgaggtactttccgcgatcgtgaagaggaacacctgggcagaatataagatttaaaaaacgaggcgattcttggagggattttcaaggaatttattggggtaagtgattctaactcgtatttggttaatatacatgaatctatcattgtttttatcatttaattagtgttttgggttggaaaaattgggaaattttttagaaacttcataggttttaatttgaagatttgaaggtcgagttgtgatcggaattgagtaattttggtatggttggactcgtggttaaatgtgtattcggattttgttaattttttcaaaatttgagatgtgggcatggggttgactttttgacttttgtttgagaacttagctttatcatatggaattgattcctataggtTGTGTTGATTATATCGAGgttttgtggctagattcgagtcgctcgGAGGCAAaagcttattggagtagagatttgcatggcttgaggtaagtaatacttcaaaacttggttctgagggtgtgAATCCCtaaattacatgttatgtgattggtgttgaggtggcgcatatgctaggtgatgggtgcgTGGGCGTGCATTGTAGAAATTATGACTCGGtcaatttcatggaactgtgtagtcattTAATCTGAGTATTATTCGTGTACtcttcatgtgttagagaaattgagttgcgactcatgttagaaattatgcttaggctatatgcgtgtacttgttgggacccacagaggtagTGTTGCTATTCAATTTCTTGCTTAATTTgaaattatatactcagtcacacctatcatttgcatatcatatctcaatctctgttgccacctattgatacatcatattatcattgtttgagcTAATTGTCATGAGGTTTGTGagtctgagagactggagagattgttgactgagtgaggccgataacctgattatgagtgatgtttatgggatcggggtgcacgccacaacagactttattgattcatgccatgattggcttattttagTGCTTGGGCacgatccgcccctccggagtctgactaACCAGCGGTGAACatatgtacctactgagtgcgagtgctgagtgtgagtgctgagtgcgggtgctgagtgactgggaggactgagtgactgagaggattgagtgattgggaggactgaatAAATTAATACTCTGAGAGCACGCTTATGACTTTATCACACtgttgcattacagttggcatgcataattgacatGTAAATATGGTGATGTATCATTTTTCatatcagtcacacttggcatattttatccggGTTGAacttaactgttaaacttgaaggcatgcctatatttctataTTGTTTAAATCTATATTTGGATTGTacatgttgagctcgtcactgctttcagcccaaggttagtcttgttacatattgagtacattggtttggttgtactcatactatactccgagcttcgtgtgcagatccaggtactttcgggtACAATGACTGCTAGCTTTGGAGCTTTATCTGTGGGAGAATATTGATGTAGCtaccttggcgtccgcagaccttgactctccttcttttcagttatttgtactgttctatctTTCCTAACAATGTTTTAGCAGTCAAactatgttgtcatttagatgctcatgtactcagtgacactcggATTTTGGGAAAGTTTGTATTGAGTTGCGGTATTTTCTTATCCGTTATTATGGGATTTCACTATTAAGCTTATTTCATTATGTTTTAAACTTAAAGATGCGGGGTTTTAtgaattgtcggcttgcctagtattgcgataggcgccattacgacatgTGAAATTttaggttgtgacaagttggtatcagagcctaggttacataggtctcacgagtcatgagtaggtttagtagagtcttgcgaatcggtacggagacgtctgtacttatcttcgagaggctgccgaaccattaggaaaacgtcactttcttgtattcttattgtgcgaatttgttgattccggaaactaaacttttgctattctattctcttacatatggtgaggacacgtgctattgGATCAGGCGGACGACCACCAGTACCACTATCTAGGTCCACGAGAGGCCGGGTCCGCGATAGAGgctgaggtgcagctcgtacaacaatTAGAGAAGCACCTGTAGACCCACTAGTTGCTCCAGTTCAGGAGAAgattccagatgtggttgagtcAGTGGGACcggctcaggcaccagctgtgcccattgtgattccaagccttcaggaggctctggcccagatattgactgtttgcactagccttgctcaggcagtttcAATTCCGGCCTCGCCagtcacttctcaggccgggggaggtgctcagactcccaccgctcgtactctagagcaggtagtgtaggtgacttcagacaccggggttACTACCAGTCCAATCGGTTGCAGTTGCTCTGGCCCACGTGGGTCCCATTATGAGTGACGAGGAGCATAaaagactagagaggtttgggaggctcaatccTCCATCATTTAGttgggctgagtcagaggatgctcaggacttcttgaataggtgccagcggattcttcgcacggtgggtattctggagactagtaggATCTCATTTACTATTTTTCAGCTGACTGGGGCAGCCTTCAAATGGTGGGAGGCCGATGAGCAGAGCAGGCCAACCGAGGCTGCACctctttcatggcatgagttctccgttctcttcttggaaaaGTTTGTGCTACCGATCCAcagggaggagttgcgtaggcagtttgagaagCTACACCAGGAGGGTATGCCCATGACCCAGTACATGATGATTTTTTTAGAGTTGGCTCACCATGCGATATGGTTTATTCCCACAGAGAGGGAgcggattaggaggttcattgctGGCCTCAGCTATGGACTGCACTTTGTTATGACTCGAGAGAATGCATCGGGTGCtaggtttgacgaggtggttgatattgcttggCGACTAGAACTGGTCcatagtcaggagcgtgaggagagggaggccaagatgccTCATGGTTTGGGTAGTTTCAGTGGTTCATCGTGTGCATCAGCTATCCATGGTTTATATAGTGCTCGTCCGGGTCAGTTATCTATCAGTGCcttcccagctcagagttcatcccgtgctccatatgttcagggttcatctgtgccaggtcattctagtagttattctggtttttggggcccgattcagtccccaccaccatcGGGGAGTTACTTCGAGTGCAGGGAGTTTGGGCATGTGTAGAGGCACTGTCCCCGCTGCTTTGCTGGTCTAGTGCAGTAGAGGGGTCAGGTCATAACTttcgcaccagttacttcaccacccgcctagccagctcggggtgggactCAGTCAGCTAGATgttgccctagaaggggaggccgatTGGGTGGCGGTcatgctcgattctatgctatccTTTCTAGGTCAAAGGTCAttgcttcagacgcagtgatcataggtattgttttaGTTTTCCACAGAGATTCTTCCACATTATTTTACcctagttctacttattcctatgtatcatcctattttattcattatttggatatgccccgtgagtccttagtttcacctgttcatgtatctacgccgatagacgatactattattgtggaccgtgtgtattggtcatgtgtggtgactttTGCAGGTTTgcagactagagttgatctcttattgcttactatggttgattttgatgtgattctgggcatgga
This sequence is a window from Nicotiana tomentosiformis chromosome 5, ASM39032v3, whole genome shotgun sequence. Protein-coding genes within it:
- the LOC138892682 gene encoding uncharacterized protein; this encodes MSDEEHKRLERFGRLNPPSFSWAESEDAQDFLNRCQRILRTVGILETSRISFTIFQLTGAAFKWWEADEQSRPTEAAPLSWHEFSVLFLEKFVLPIHREELRRQFEKLHQEGMPMTQYMMIFLELAHHAIWFIPTERERIRRFIAGLSYGLHFVMTRENASGARFDEVVDIAWRLELVHSQEREEREAKMPHGLGSFSGSSCASAIHGLYSARPGQLSISAFPAQSSSRAPYVQGSSVPGLQTRVDLLLLTMVDFDVILGMDWLSPYHAILDCHAKTVTLAIPGLRMIKWRGSLDYGPSKALANQFVRLDDRMKEHQYVDSHMLVLKDTVQHEDTKDVSIEDDGVVQMQGQICVPNVDGLCELIREEAHSSRYSIHLGAAKM